A genome region from Arachis duranensis cultivar V14167 chromosome 8, aradu.V14167.gnm2.J7QH, whole genome shotgun sequence includes the following:
- the LOC107462009 gene encoding J domain-containing protein spf31 has product MGETASAAASTVDDDLLLKNFFAEVSEAERDNEVARILSCFKLNPFEYLKLPFDSSPDDVKKQYRKLSLMVHPDKCKHPQAKEAFGALAKAQQLLLDQNERDYLLSQVNSAKEELRAKRKKQLKKDTASKIKSLVEEGKYDKQYEQSEEFQKELKIKVRELLTEQEWRRRKMQMRISEEEGRLKKDEEEQKEMWKRKREHEEEWEGTREQRVSSWRDFMKGGKKNKKGELRPPKLKTEDPNKSYVQRPVKRG; this is encoded by the exons ATGGGAGAGACAGCTTCTGCGGCTGCGTCAACCGTCGACGACGATTTGCTTCTCAAGAACTTCTTCGCCGAAGTCAGCGAAGCCGAGAGGGACAACGAAGTCGCTAG GATTCTCTCTTGTTTTAAGTTGAATCCGTTTGAGTATCTAAAGCTTCCATTTGATTCATCACCTGATGATGTGAAAAAGCAGTACCGCAAG TTGTCTTTGATGGTTCACCCTGATAAATGTAAGCATCCACAAGCAAAGGAGGCTTTTGGAG CCCTAGCAAAAGCCCAACAATTATTACTAGACCAAAATGAAAGAGATTACCTTCTTAGCCAGGTCAATTCAGCTAAAG AAGAACTTAGAGCAAAGAGGAAGAAGCAGTTGAAGAAGGATACAGCTTCGAAAATTAAGTCTTTGGTTGAAGAG GGAAAATATGATAAACAATATGAACAGTCAGAGGAGTTCCAGAAAGAGCTCAAAATCAAGGTTCGTGAACTATTAACTGAACAAGAatggaggagaagaaaaatgcAGATGAGG ATATCAGAGGAGGAAGGCAGATTAAAAAAGGATgaagaggaacaaaaagagatGTGGAAAAGGAAGCGTGAACATGAGGAAGAGTGGGAAGGAACAAGAGAACAGAGG GTGTCGAGTTGGAGAGATTTCATGAAGGGTGGAAAGAAG AATAAGAAAGGAGAACTTCGGCCCCCTAAGCTTAAGACGGAAGATCCAAACAAATCCTACGTTCAGAGGCCTGTCAAAAGAGGTTAG